Proteins encoded in a region of the Deltaproteobacteria bacterium genome:
- a CDS encoding fibronectin type III domain-containing protein codes for MTNTITSLVLAYLTFITSFTSVAFAAVNLPNTTTVSQTGVLIGGGGAGGGQDPGPDDPASKPRTPGQPVLVDRTASSIKLKWTDNSSYEQGYNLYRGAGYSGPWTRIAVFGAVPGNTSVMEYTDVGLPRDTRYYYRVGAYNFFGESFSTPQTFATTDGRIKVNRLQVRLRIANVSDADTDDDVHVSVNDFNMNHGTWLDYGRDDFQRGDDFTFELLPEGVSDLSDINDIFIFKTGSDGMCLAGLSLLVNGGEIYTQDFGATSSTCHWIDGGNGVGNYFVVGRSTLRAHPLWQNFVAPVKISVQKRELGDLVEGIVGNIIHDDISLDLPVYIGSANPYWGQLHDDRAVEVFRRDTSSVRVRFNLGIGLIVDDPSVTIGFAARFTGVCRTATTPPSIRITLEEFGATPRFGVISQALTIGLINLAENTVAAKIDQSLKGMLPQFERDFPIDIKDIACVTPSVDADGNVNFTVTQVPRTSGTTTSGTKVTGTFGTTATKTLTR; via the coding sequence ATGACAAACACCATTACGAGCCTTGTGCTTGCTTATTTGACCTTCATAACATCATTCACCTCGGTCGCGTTTGCAGCCGTGAACCTGCCGAATACCACTACGGTCTCCCAGACGGGAGTACTTATCGGTGGTGGAGGAGCTGGGGGCGGACAGGACCCTGGACCTGATGATCCAGCCAGTAAACCTCGTACGCCAGGGCAGCCTGTTCTGGTTGATCGCACTGCGAGTTCCATCAAGCTCAAGTGGACCGACAACTCATCTTACGAGCAAGGCTATAACCTCTACCGCGGCGCTGGCTATAGCGGTCCGTGGACGCGGATTGCCGTTTTCGGTGCTGTGCCGGGGAACACCTCAGTAATGGAGTATACCGACGTAGGGTTACCGCGAGACACGCGATACTATTACCGAGTCGGTGCGTATAACTTTTTTGGTGAGTCGTTTTCCACACCGCAAACCTTTGCGACAACTGATGGGCGCATAAAGGTCAATCGGCTGCAAGTACGTTTACGTATTGCGAATGTCTCGGACGCTGACACCGATGATGATGTTCATGTGTCGGTGAACGATTTCAATATGAACCACGGCACGTGGCTTGACTATGGGCGAGATGACTTTCAGCGTGGCGATGATTTCACTTTTGAATTGCTGCCCGAAGGTGTGTCCGATCTCAGTGACATTAATGATATCTTTATCTTCAAAACTGGTAGTGATGGTATGTGTCTCGCGGGGTTGTCCCTCCTCGTAAACGGCGGTGAAATCTATACGCAAGACTTTGGTGCGACGTCTTCTACATGCCACTGGATCGACGGCGGGAATGGCGTTGGCAATTACTTTGTGGTTGGACGCAGTACGTTACGCGCGCATCCCCTCTGGCAGAACTTTGTCGCTCCAGTGAAGATCAGTGTTCAGAAGCGAGAACTCGGTGATCTCGTCGAGGGAATCGTGGGTAATATCATTCACGATGACATCTCGCTCGATCTTCCTGTGTATATCGGGAGTGCCAATCCGTACTGGGGACAACTCCACGATGATCGCGCAGTTGAGGTGTTCCGTAGAGATACAAGCTCCGTTCGTGTCAGGTTCAACTTGGGTATTGGTCTTATTGTTGATGATCCCAGTGTGACTATAGGCTTCGCGGCGCGATTTACCGGTGTGTGTCGAACGGCGACGACTCCACCTTCCATACGTATAACTCTTGAGGAGTTCGGCGCTACACCGCGCTTTGGGGTGATTAGCCAGGCGCTTACTATAGGGCTGATCAATCTGGCAGAGAATACCGTGGCGGCCAAAATTGATCAGAGCCTCAAAGGAATGCTCCCGCAGTTTGAGCGAGACTTTCCTATCGACATCAAAGATATTGCCTGCGTCACTCCAAGTGTTGATGCTGATGGAAACGTCAACTTTACTGTCACTCAAGTGCCAAGAACTAGCGGGACGACCACTAGCGGAACGAAAGTGACAGGAACGTTCGGTACCACGGCCACAAAAACTCTAACGAGGTAA
- a CDS encoding VCBS repeat-containing protein, whose amino-acid sequence MRLTHPIAMKRAALVIPLFLSVLGGAVSVQAAAKTELENNGFNCAQVGGLPGIKPATRCEKCETNPQSGTVKCDVFYCDEGGANCHPQATLTTTDPQDADLDHPLVGLGDINADAVADIAVGDPTHGQIIVLSGAGNGVLAIVKSEKPDPLMPFGQWFSGVEDRDGDGITDLVVKESSDGPLSLFSPLSGKRLSARRTADPRSEEAALTEPLGQVAGDTVVGDLNKDGVADLALVDATQGQVLVFSGADGSLVTILPVPELRDSVSTKSRTSTTSTTRAAFANTCVERTKYVQSGSWRTLETLWNAAAQGRFHTPAGAQIKVRRGAGWFGWDTQKQTLDGVNTKILSVGSSVIPSRMQMKVSQSMYVTYGYCPVGP is encoded by the coding sequence ATGAGACTCACGCATCCGATAGCGATGAAACGTGCCGCGCTTGTCATTCCCCTGTTCCTCAGTGTCCTTGGAGGAGCAGTGTCTGTCCAAGCCGCAGCGAAGACCGAACTTGAAAATAACGGCTTTAACTGCGCCCAGGTGGGTGGCCTTCCTGGCATCAAACCGGCCACGAGGTGTGAGAAGTGTGAAACCAATCCGCAGAGCGGCACGGTGAAATGTGATGTCTTTTACTGCGATGAGGGTGGAGCCAACTGCCATCCCCAAGCGACACTTACCACGACTGATCCGCAAGATGCGGACCTTGACCACCCGCTGGTGGGGCTTGGAGACATCAATGCCGATGCGGTGGCTGATATCGCGGTGGGTGACCCTACTCATGGTCAGATCATCGTCCTTTCTGGAGCTGGAAACGGTGTGTTGGCTATCGTGAAGAGTGAAAAGCCAGACCCCCTAATGCCCTTTGGCCAGTGGTTCTCCGGGGTTGAAGATCGCGACGGTGATGGAATCACTGATCTTGTTGTTAAGGAATCAAGCGATGGTCCACTTTCACTATTCTCACCACTTAGTGGAAAGAGACTAAGCGCACGAAGAACTGCAGACCCTCGTTCGGAAGAAGCAGCTTTGACAGAGCCCCTGGGACAAGTTGCCGGTGATACGGTGGTCGGTGACCTCAACAAAGACGGAGTTGCTGACCTTGCGTTGGTTGATGCCACTCAAGGCCAGGTGTTGGTGTTCTCGGGAGCTGATGGTTCGCTGGTGACGATCTTACCTGTTCCTGAGTTACGCGATTCAGTGAGCACGAAGAGCCGCACCTCTACAACCAGTACGACCAGAGCTGCTTTTGCCAACACGTGCGTAGAACGAACCAAGTACGTTCAGTCGGGAAGCTGGCGAACGCTTGAAACGCTGTGGAATGCTGCTGCGCAAGGACGATTCCATACCCCCGCTGGTGCACAGATCAAAGTACGGCGTGGTGCCGGTTGGTTTGGCTGGGACACGCAGAAGCAAACCCTTGATGGCGTTAATACCAAAATTCTCTCAGTCGGCTCGTCGGTGATTCCTTCACGCATGCAGATGAAGGTTTCGCAAAGTATGTATGTCACTTACGGTTACTGCCCAGTTGGGCCGTAA